DNA from Nocardioides yefusunii:
CGCGGCGGCGTCGGTGGCGGTCCCGACGGTGGAACGCGGGTCGGAGCCGATGCGTTCCTGGTCGACGACGATCGCGGCGGTGAGGCCGTCGAGGACGTCGACGTCGGGGCGGGCCGGGGAGGCCATGAATCCTTGGACGAAGCTGGAGTAGGTCTCGTTGACCATCCGCTGGGACTCCGCAGCGATCGTGGAGAACACCAACGAGCTCTTCCCCGATCCGGAGACGCCGGTGAAGACCGTCAGGCGTCGTTTGGGGAGGGTGACGTCGACGTCGCGCAGGTTGTTCTCACGGGCACCCACCACCCGGATGGTGGCGTGGGCATCAGCCGGGTGGTGGCCACTCATGCGGACTCCTCGTGGTTCATCAGGGCTCAGGGGTGAGCAGCACCTTGATCGCGCGTCGCTCGTCCATCGCACGGTATCCCTCGGCGACGGCGTCGAGGCCGAGTTCGAGGTCGAAGACTCCACTGGGGTCCACTTCGCCACGCTCGACGCGTCCCAGGAGGTCGGGCAGGTAGGCGCGCACCGGGGCCATGCCGCCACGCAGACCCACGTTCGAGTCGAACATCCGACGGATCGAGAGGTCGACGCCGTGCGGGACACCCACGAACCCGACGGTCGCGCCGGGACGGGCGACGTCGAAGGCGGTCTCCATCGAGGCGCCGGTGCCGACGCACTCGAGGACGGAGTCGGCCCCGACACCGTCGGTGAGTTCCATGACGGCTTCCTTCGCGGCCTCCCCACGCTCGGCGACCAGGTGGGTGGCACCGAAGGTGGTGGCCACCGCCTGACGATCGGCGTGACGCGACATCGCGATGACGCGCTCGGCACCCATGGTCACCGCTGCCAGGACACCGCAGAGTCCCACGGCACCGTCACCGACGACGACGGTGGTGTGGCCCGGCTGCACGCGTGCGGAGACCGCTGCGTGCCAACCGGTGGGGAACACGTCGGACAGGGTCAGCAGGGCAGCCCGGTTGGCGGGGGTGATGCCACCCTCGACGCGGACCAGGGAACCGTCGGCCTGGGTGACGCGGGCGTACTCGGCCTGCCCCGACACGGTGAACCCTGAATGGGTGCAGACGGAGTGGAACCCGGCACGGCAGTGCGCACACGTGTTGTCGCTGTGGCAGAACGGGACGACGACGTGGTCACCGACACGGAAGTCGCGCACCTCTGCGCCGACTTCGACGATCTCACCGATGCACTCGTGACCGATGGTGCGGGGATCGAAGGCGCCGTTGGCACCGCGGTAACCCCACAGGTCGGAGCCGCAGATGCAGCCGGCCAGGACCTTGACCACCGCATCAGTGGGCTCCACGACGGTTGCGTCGGGGATCTCGTCGAGTCGGACGTCGCCAGGGGCGTGAAGAACGGTTGCGCGCATGGACCGATCCTTTCACGTACTTTTTTGGGTATTGATTTTCGTCAAGTGGGCTCCCCGGCCTCGGCTGAGCGCAGATGCTGTCCTGAGCAGACAACGCCACAGGGGGTACACCGATGCGACGCCACACCCGTAGTTCCGCCCGTCCCATGCACAGCACTGTCACGAGAGGCTTCACGGTG
Protein-coding regions in this window:
- a CDS encoding zinc-binding dehydrogenase; amino-acid sequence: MRATVLHAPGDVRLDEIPDATVVEPTDAVVKVLAGCICGSDLWGYRGANGAFDPRTIGHECIGEIVEVGAEVRDFRVGDHVVVPFCHSDNTCAHCRAGFHSVCTHSGFTVSGQAEYARVTQADGSLVRVEGGITPANRAALLTLSDVFPTGWHAAVSARVQPGHTTVVVGDGAVGLCGVLAAVTMGAERVIAMSRHADRQAVATTFGATHLVAERGEAAKEAVMELTDGVGADSVLECVGTGASMETAFDVARPGATVGFVGVPHGVDLSIRRMFDSNVGLRGGMAPVRAYLPDLLGRVERGEVDPSGVFDLELGLDAVAEGYRAMDERRAIKVLLTPEP